A genomic window from Lotus japonicus ecotype B-129 chromosome 1, LjGifu_v1.2 includes:
- the LOC130729848 gene encoding thioredoxin-like 1-1, chloroplastic, which translates to MAEVFTNTSLVSSWLGHTQQHHHNQKLMVSKVAKSCSFPSLKLKSQALRSSPFSSEFHGKKPVFRVNRAISSRPRSQFPPSNGVQMTLRLGKVQKWWEKGLQPNMREVTSAEDLVDSLLNAGDKLVIVDFFSPGCGGCKALHPKICQLAEMNPDVQFLHVNYEEHKSMCYSLNVHVLPFFRFYRGAHGRLCSFSCTNATIKKFRDALAKHTPDRCSLGPTKGLEEKELLALSANRDLSFTYSPLQPAHSPANEEFATEAAPESLPLPSLTSKSESSEQRTLTTAGR; encoded by the exons ATGGCTGAGGTTTTTACCAATACCAGTTTGGTTTCTTCTTGGCTTGGCCACACACAACAACACCACCATAATCAGAAGTTGATGGTGTCCAAGGTTGCCAAGAGTTGTAGCTTCCCTTCTTTGAAGCTGAAGTCTCAGGCTCTCAGATCTTCACCCTTTTCATCAGAGTTTCATGGTAAAAAACCTGTATTTCGTGTTAATAGAGCAATATCTAGCAGACCCAGATCGCAGTTTCCACCTTCAAACGGTGTTCAG ATGACCTTAAGATTAGGGAAAGTTCAGAAATGGTGGGAGAAGGGTCTTCAACCAAACATGAGAGAGGTGACTTCGGCTGAAGACCTTGTTGACTCTCTTTTGAACGCAGGGGATAAGCTTGTGATTGTTGATTTCTTCTCTCCTGGTTGTGGTGGCTGCAAAGCTCTTCATCCTAAG ATTTGTCAACTGGCTGAGATGAATCCGGATGTTCAGTTCCTTCATGTGAACTATGAGGAACATAAATCTATGTGTTATAGCCTTAACGTTCATGTCCTTCCCTTCTTCCGCTTTTATAGAGGCGCTCATGGTCGCTTATGTAGCTTTAGCTGCACAAATGCCACG ATCAAGAAGTTTAGAGATGCATTGGCCAAACACACTCCCGATAGATGCAGTTTGGGACCAACCAAAGGGTTAGAGGAGAAAGAGCTCCTAGCTCTTTCTGCCAACAGAGATCTTTCTTTCACATACTCGCCTTTGCAGCCTGCACATTCCCCTGCAAATGAAGAGTTTGCAACGGAAGCTGCTCCTGAGTCCCTCCCTTTACCTTCATTGACCTCCAAGTCGGAGTCCTCGGAACAGAGAACCCTGACCACTGCTGGGAGATGA
- the LOC130729851 gene encoding polygalacturonase-like encodes MEVQVDGTIEAPIDPAQLDGNYQWVRFGYLNFFTLSGVGTFDGQGEAAWKQNDCKKRWNCKKLSMNFGFNFLNNSVIKGITSKDSKHFHVNVFGCKNVTFENFSISAPETSPNTDGIHIGKSSEINITNSYIGTGDDCISIGDGTRRVTILNVTCAPGHGISVGSLGKYPNEEPVESLTVRNCTLNNTDNGLRIKTWPGTPISYIVSDFHFEDITMVNVSNPVIIDQEYCPWNQCNKQTPSKIKISKVVFKDIKGTSATQNGVILICSGGTPCEDVELSDIYLTFNGVATTATCANVKPTLMGTTPNCEV; translated from the exons ATGGAGGTTCAGGTTGATGGAACAATTGAAGCACCTATAGACCCCGCCCAACTTGATGGAAATTATCAATGGGTTAGATTTGGATATTTGAACTTCTTCACCTTATCAGGTGTTGGGACTTTTGATGGCCAAGGCGAAGCAGCTTGGAAACAAAATGATTGTAAAAAGAGATGGAATTGCAAGAAACTTTCAATG AATTTTGGTTTCAACTTCCTCAACAATTCTGTTATCAAAGGCATAACTTCAAAGGATAGCAAACATTTTCATGTCAATGTTTTTGGATGCAAGAATGTCACCTTTGAAAACTTTTCTATCAGTGCTCCGGAAACAAGTCCAAACACCGATGGAATTCACATAGGAAAATCGAGTGAAATTAACATAACTAACTCCTATATTGGTACCGGCGATGATTGCATTTCAATAGGAGATGGCACTCGACGGGTCACTATTTTAAATGTGACATGCGCGCCCGGACATGGAATTAGTGTTGGAAGTCTTGGGAAGTATCCAAATGAAGAGCCTGTAGAAAGTTTGACTGTACGAAATTGTACATTGAATAACACTGATAATGGTTTGAGGATTAAGACATGGCCTGGTACTCCAATAAGTTATATTGTGTCAGATTTTCATTTTGAGGATATTACAATGGTTAACGTTAGCAACCCAGTGATCATTGATCAAGAGTATTGCCCATGGAATCAATGCAATAAACAG ACTCCTTCAAAGATAAAGATAAGCAAGGTCGTGTTCAAGGATATTAAGGGAACTTCTGCGACTCAAAATGGTGTAATTCTTATTTGTAGCGGCGGCACACCATGTGAAGATGTAGAGCTCAGCGACATTTATCTCACATTCAATGGGGTTGCCACAACTGCTACATGTGCTAATGTAAAACCCACCTTAATGGGTACAACACCTAATTGTGAAGTTTAG